A region of Necator americanus strain Aroian chromosome I, whole genome shotgun sequence DNA encodes the following proteins:
- a CDS encoding hypothetical protein (NECATOR_CHRI.G300.T2): MLRDAPVMLLTILPLLALFLLSSARDYDMECLWCIDVVCNTRDNFGNNIVNATNAAFEAYFTRTCLLDRMKSLSYTYTNPCLIEDDIIL, from the exons ATGTTAAGA GACGCACCAGTGATGCTTCTGACGATTCTTCCATTGCTGGCtttatttctactttcctCTGCTCGAGATTATGATATGGAATGCCTTTGGTGCATC GATGTGGTGTGTAACACTCGTGATAACTTCGGCAACAACATCGTTAACGCCACAAATGCTGCATTCGAAGCGTACTTCACCAGAACTTGCCTTCTGGATCGGATGAA aagtctGAGTTATACGTATACGAATCCATGCTTGATCGAAGACGACATAATCCTATGA
- a CDS encoding hypothetical protein (NECATOR_CHRI.G300.T1): MQALLQINTHTQAHNIVLYLRAILYEIQDAPVMLLTILPLLALFLLSSARDYDMECLWCIDVVCNTRDNFGNNIVNATNAAFEAYFTRTCLLDRMKSVLLAAVCYKMYHDYRDTLFNDLRNNVTVLQTCFDCGFCR, encoded by the exons ATGCAAGCACTTCTACAgataaacacacacacacaagcaCACAACATTGTCCTATATTTAAGGGCGATTCTGTACGAAATTCAGGACGCACCAGTGATGCTTCTGACGATTCTTCCATTGCTGGCtttatttctactttcctCTGCTCGAGATTATGATATGGAATGCCTTTGGTGCATC GATGTGGTGTGTAACACTCGTGATAACTTCGGCAACAACATCGTTAACGCCACAAATGCTGCATTCGAAGCGTACTTCACCAGAACTTGCCTTCTGGATCGGATGAAGTCGGTGCTGTTAGCAGCAGTTTGCTACAAAATGTATCATGATTACAGGGACACGCTTTTCAATGATTTGAGGAATAACGTCACTGTTTTGCAGACATGTTTCGATTGTGGTTTTTGTAGATAG
- a CDS encoding hypothetical protein (NECATOR_CHRI.G301.T1), with amino-acid sequence MFSLFTIVSFATIMSSQAQGGGMMCSFCVTIITNTQDAFGPSIVNASDVKLFEYFRKECPRYAIKSAMLAGECEYLVSNHPLILFRDLRSQKSPLDTCMDLSVC; translated from the exons ATGTTTTCCTTATTTACTATCGTCTCATTTGCCACAATAATGTCATCGCAGGCTCAAGGAGGTGGAATGATGTGCAGTTTTTGTGTG actatCATAACAAATACTCAAGATGCGTTCGGCCCATCCATCGTGAACGCTAGCGATGTGAAATTATTCGAGTATTTTCGGAAAGAATGTCCACGATATGCAATTAAATCGGCTATGCTTGCTGGTGAATGTGAATACCTTGTTAGCAACCATCCTCTGATTCTTTTTCGGGATCTTCGATCCCAAAAATCACCGTTGGACACGTGCATGGATTTGAGTGTTTGTTAA